The sequence below is a genomic window from Kiritimatiellia bacterium.
ACGCGGTGGTCGTCAATTCCGTACTTTGCAACGATACAAATGCGGGAATGACGGGATTCGGCGAAGCGCTCAGTCTGATCGCGACGACCGCGGCGGACACCGTCATATTCAACATCCCAGGCGGGGGCCCTTATACCATTTCCTGCGGTGGAGCCACGTTCTATAAGCATGTCACCTTTGATGACAATGGCAATAACGTCCAGCTCTACGGAAGCTTCTCGTTTACTGAGGGTGGAACGTTGCGCGATTTGACGATGTTGAATGGGCAGACATTCGCGAACGGTCCCGTTCATATCGAGAACTGCAGATTCTATAGCTCGCCTGTGACCATAAATAGCAACACTACCTCGACCATCCACCACAATATATTTTCCAATTCGTCTGTTGTTGCCAATTCTGTTCTCGCGACCATCCTCGGTAATACCTTCTATTTCTCGAATTTGAGGGTCCTTGACAACGCAACCATTATATCGAACGACTTTTATGGCATTACCTATTACAGTCACTATCTTCCCATGACGGAGATTCGCGGCGGGTCTTACGTCACCTTTCTACGGAACTGGTTTCAGTACATGGCGCTCCATGTGCATCATCATTGCTCTGTTGAAACGAATACCTGGCGCGGCACCAACGTCGTGAATATCGGATCACATGGCGTCGTGGCCGACTTGACCAATGGATACGTTCGAATCACAAATTCATCGACAACTATTAAAAACTCTCATTTACTCGATGTTCACGTAGCCGCCTCGAATTGCTCAATCATCCACAATCACATCACAACCCCTGGCGGCGCTCTCTCTTATTACTCGCCTTGTTTTCTTAGAGGGGACGATAATATCGTGCGATCGAATTCGATATACGGCGCCGGCTTTGCCGGCGTTGAAATCCATGGGCATTCAAATCGCGTGTCTTACAACTATATCTATGATGTCGGCTCCGGCATATCGATTACTGGCAATTATAATGTCATCAATGGCAACAAAATTGGCTTGGAGCCAACGCACAGTTCTATTCGGACCGTTAACGATGCCGGGATCGTTGTTGTTGGAAGAGGGAACATCATTGGGGAAGGCGGCGCCGGCAATTATATCGCGGCTTCTGCCGGGAACTCATCTCCGACATATCCCGCGGCGATTCACATACGAGGCCCCGAGAATCTCGTGCAAGGCAATTATATCGGCGTGTTGCCCGGTGATATGTCCATGATCATCTCGCGCAGCAATGTGCATCACGGTATTCTGCTTACAGGTTCTGGCGTGGGCTGGCAAACGACGAACAACGTGATTGGCGGCGATGAGGATTCCAAGCGAAACTGGATTGCCGGATGCGGCCGGCACGGTATCTACGCGTACTACCTCACTTCTTCTAACGTAATCAAAAACAATATCATCGGCTTGCGGCCCGACGGCGTTAATTTCGCGGCCGGAAATGGATGGTCCGGTCCGAATTATCATGGAATTTACATATATAATGTACAGGACGTTCACGTTATTACGAATCGAATCAGCAATCATACGAATGGGTGGGGGGTGGTTGCCGATACTCTCTCTTTCTCCTCTATTCGCGGCAATCGAATCGGCTTTCGATTGGACGACAGTGGCGTGGCGGGAAATCGCCATGGCGGAATCTGTGTGCGAGGAGGCAATTCAAACTGGATCGGCGGCGAAGTCGCGAGCGATGCGAACGCCATCGTTGGGTGCGAGGATACCAACATAAATTCGGCCGCGATATTTCTTGAGGGGACGTATCACACATTCGTAATGGGCAATTATGTGGGTTCCGGCATGGGCGGCAGTCCGGTTCTTGGCAACAAAGGATATGGGCTTCTGTTGACAAATTGTCAATTCGTTACGGTTGGAGGCGGAGCGACAAATCTCGCCAATCACATTGTATCGAATGGCCTGGCCGGTGTCCTCATCGTGGGCTGGTTTTCAAATCTCGTCGCGGGCAACTTTATTGGAACAGATGATAACGGCTCTACGAATATGGGGAACGGCGTCGGGCTCATCATGCAGCATACACATAACAACACGATCGGCGGGCCTACTGGAAGCATGGGCAACGTGATCGCCGGAAATCTGCTTGATGGGATCCAGCTCGGAGCGTATGCGCGGACCAACCGCATCCAAGGTAATTTCATTGGCGTGACGCGCAGCAATATTGTGCGGGGCAACCGACGCCATGGCATCGCGCTCTTCTCGACCGCCGATCGTAATATAATCGGGGGGACCAATAACACATGGTGGGGAGGAGAGCATCGATTCGGGAATATTATTTCCGCAAATGGCGAACACGGCATCGCCTTTTTTGGCGGTTCGACGGAGAATATTGTGATCGGCAATCTGATTGGCGTGTTCACGAATGCGACGGCCACGCCTTCTCAGGGAAATGTTGGATCCGGGATTTATATATCGAATTGCATGTTCAATAAGATCGGTGAGATTTGGGGACCATTTGCAGGTATTGGAAATATCATCTGTAATAACGGGATTGATGGAATCACAATTGAAAGAGGCGGAAGCCACTCCATTTACCACAATTTCATCGGCATCGATCGCTTCGGGAATCCCGCGCCCAACCATGGAGATGGAATCAGCATCGTCCGCACCTCTACCTTCAACACGGTGGGCTTTTCGCTTACCAACGGAGGAAATTTTGTCGGCGCCAATTTGGGGTATGGAATTTATGTGGGCAGGGGATGTAATTCTACTTGGATACAAGGAAATCGCGTAGGTCGACCAGCGCTGACTGACGATGTTCCTGTGCCCCCAAATGAGGTCGCGGGAATTTGCATCGAAGCGAACCGCGGGTGCGTAATCGGTAGTTATATCTCCTCGGATCGTGGCAACGTGGCGGATGGACCCGTAGCGTACTATTTACTGCAATCGACGAATACCGAAATGTACAGCAATTATGCCGGGTTTAGTCCCTGGCATAGTTATATCAGTACGAATATGGAGGTCGGGATCCATCTGCGCGGCGCCGCAAACTGTGTTATCGGGGCTTTCGACGCAACCAATTGGGTGGGCGGTGCGACAACTGCGGGTGTTTTGCTGGATCGCGCATTGGTGGCGAGCAGCAATGTGTTGGACACGTGGGCCCGCAGCAACAGATTGAGATCCCTGATGATTGGATGCGGAACGAATTCGCTCGGCCTTCTAGCGACAAACAGCGGTGTGGGGATTTGCTTCTCCAACGCTTTCAGAAATGTGATTGGCGAATTCGGCGGTCGCAGTTGGATTGCGGGAAGCCAGGTCGGGATTCACATGGCCTTCTCGCGTGAGAATCGTGTGTATTTGTGCGATGTGGGGAATCGGCCGACTGATGATGATCCTCGGTTAGTCAATCGCGAGGCGGGGATTCGATTGGAGTATGACGACTCCTCAAGGATCGGCGACATTTACAGCCCCATTTTTTACAATTCCGTTGCGGGGAATAAGGGCCCCGGCATTCAAGTGATAGCCTCGCGCAACACGCAAATTTTGGGGAACCATATTGGGCTGGATCGGTTAGCGTCGAATGTGTGGCCGAATGCGGGGTTTGGGGTCGAGATCATTTCTTCAACCAACACGTGGATTGGGACAAATGGCACCTCGCGCAATTACATCAGCGGGAATGCATCTGGAGGCGTATGGATTGGACACTCCAGCGTGACGTATTTGCGGGGAAATCGGATCGGATGGAGGCCAGGGTTTCCGGTAGATACGAATCTGGCTGGGAATGGCGGACCGGGTGTTTATGTAACCAATTCGATGAACGGTGAGATTGGCGGGCCGTGGTTTGACCAAGGAAATCTTATCGGGGCCAATCAGGGCCACGGGATTGTCATGGTGGGAGGGGGAGCGCAGGGAAATCTAATTTGTAATAATCGGATCGGGATCTCCGCTGAATTCACAGTGGTTGGGACAAATGAAGGGGCTGGAATCCTGT
It includes:
- a CDS encoding right-handed parallel beta-helix repeat-containing protein, encoding MGLLSCKRWLLVLVVGLLGTTANAVVVNSVLCNDTNAGMTGFGEALSLIATTAADTVIFNIPGGGPYTISCGGATFYKHVTFDDNGNNVQLYGSFSFTEGGTLRDLTMLNGQTFANGPVHIENCRFYSSPVTINSNTTSTIHHNIFSNSSVVANSVLATILGNTFYFSNLRVLDNATIISNDFYGITYYSHYLPMTEIRGGSYVTFLRNWFQYMALHVHHHCSVETNTWRGTNVVNIGSHGVVADLTNGYVRITNSSTTIKNSHLLDVHVAASNCSIIHNHITTPGGALSYYSPCFLRGDDNIVRSNSIYGAGFAGVEIHGHSNRVSYNYIYDVGSGISITGNYNVINGNKIGLEPTHSSIRTVNDAGIVVVGRGNIIGEGGAGNYIAASAGNSSPTYPAAIHIRGPENLVQGNYIGVLPGDMSMIISRSNVHHGILLTGSGVGWQTTNNVIGGDEDSKRNWIAGCGRHGIYAYYLTSSNVIKNNIIGLRPDGVNFAAGNGWSGPNYHGIYIYNVQDVHVITNRISNHTNGWGVVADTLSFSSIRGNRIGFRLDDSGVAGNRHGGICVRGGNSNWIGGEVASDANAIVGCEDTNINSAAIFLEGTYHTFVMGNYVGSGMGGSPVLGNKGYGLLLTNCQFVTVGGGATNLANHIVSNGLAGVLIVGWFSNLVAGNFIGTDDNGSTNMGNGVGLIMQHTHNNTIGGPTGSMGNVIAGNLLDGIQLGAYARTNRIQGNFIGVTRSNIVRGNRRHGIALFSTADRNIIGGTNNTWWGGEHRFGNIISANGEHGIAFFGGSTENIVIGNLIGVFTNATATPSQGNVGSGIYISNCMFNKIGEIWGPFAGIGNIICNNGIDGITIERGGSHSIYHNFIGIDRFGNPAPNHGDGISIVRTSTFNTVGFSLTNGGNFVGANLGYGIYVGRGCNSTWIQGNRVGRPALTDDVPVPPNEVAGICIEANRGCVIGSYISSDRGNVADGPVAYYLLQSTNTEMYSNYAGFSPWHSYISTNMEVGIHLRGAANCVIGAFDATNWVGGATTAGVLLDRALVASSNVLDTWARSNRLRSLMIGCGTNSLGLLATNSGVGICFSNAFRNVIGEFGGRSWIAGSQVGIHMAFSRENRVYLCDVGNRPTDDDPRLVNREAGIRLEYDDSSRIGDIYSPIFYNSVAGNKGPGIQVIASRNTQILGNHIGLDRLASNVWPNAGFGVEIISSTNTWIGTNGTSRNYISGNASGGVWIGHSSVTYLRGNRIGWRPGFPVDTNLAGNGGPGVYVTNSMNGEIGGPWFDQGNLIGANQGHGIVMVGGGAQGNLICNNRIGISAEFTVVGTNEGAGILLSNAPNNTVGLTTAGNHIAGNLLAGVLIAGTLASNNYVSGNTIGRPATNLPAPNLGGGVDIRNAPANLVDENIIAGNHAFGVRIANSGSPSALNNIVRNNRIGNDGVSPIPNLGDGVLITNASFTYIGANNVIGGNTSNGVAVIGTGSHDNFIQGNHIGVWGTNVLSNSVHGVLLFGGDGNWVGGTNSGEGNMIAHNGWNGVFVARGVRNRVLGNSIFMNAARAVRLGTSEVYAAEQDGLPNRNQRPPLLTNVYVGSTYMYGTFTSGASQPFLIECFYTPSAHPQGFGEGRFFIGRVWVTNDADGTIPIAILWTQSIPVGSWATVTATDTNGNSSAFSTPVVVTAGTSDSDGDGMPDGFEAQFGLDPNNPADAMLDSDGDGFSNLMEYIADTIPTNPSNYFRVAVISNAPMVHVTFSGSAARVYTLEVRTNLIGGAWVPVPMQVDVPGSNAFQALTHTNTATTGFYRVSVELP